One region of Drosophila kikkawai strain 14028-0561.14 chromosome 2R, DkikHiC1v2, whole genome shotgun sequence genomic DNA includes:
- the Plekhm1 gene encoding uncharacterized protein Plekhm1 yields MSSLFRSLNNFSSKRENVVKGALINTLNENAREIEFEVKQKSLEVLGLCEQTSALCTTLEALFLHGLKDSFLSATFNVLAGDVERRPDPSFWSPCMVFMHKQVIEQVQGLSQITTEIGQCRAWVRQSLNESVFSSYLNNMRKNGSALSQYYKRNALVRDSEGLETASKIMESLEASVQFDLPVNSSLLNHWPDYSLQLSDLWTPAMKSCPISSGVDVASSLGASDIIAIPTPQPLQTNELFSESISNSPFSRGGNFAGVPDLDHRENLDLLIQKIDEMDVIDEEEQQTRTAAEAEPDLEAPSGSKQRNRKRSKHRVEDAFAELDIEAPSMLPQGSNSLSNLMQTSWSGDLPTSSPTSPTEELTGSRFFQRSVSMSSTASVSLRSPNTDRCSYNALLRKHESNREGGAGWSEIWEKFRASASTLNVPQRESEAPVSEDLSDLQSLDTNSEFELLTSDFDIVELQQMVAQLCQLAREPGLNAQGFLCKSCQHPLGIGYSNFQVCALSGSYYCNSCMDVETQLIPARIIYNWDFRKYSVSKRAATFLAEFRSQPFLDLQLLNPSIYFASDAMAELQSLRIRLNFIRAYLYTCSPPTSIELLQHQFSGREYLYEHIHQYSIADLGLIQRGVLCQQLQKAFKLGEAHVLKCRLCQLKGFICEICQSPRVLYPFHISTTFRCLACGAVFHAECLNEKQPCPKCERKRKREDQGLQEAVQSLKERNEVA; encoded by the exons ATGAGCTCCCTTTTCCGCAGCCTTAACAACTTTTCATCCAAGCGCGAAAATGTCGTGAAGGGAGCCCTGATCAACACGCTGAACGAGAATGCCCGCGAGATCGAGTTCGAGGTGAAGCAGAAGAGCTTGG AGGTTCTTGGGCTGTGCGAACAGACCAGTGCCCTGTGCACCACCTTGGAGGCGCTGTTCCTGCATGGCCTGAAGGACTCCTTCCTGTCGGCCACCTTCAATGTGCTAGCCGGGGATGTGGAGCGCAGGCCGGATCCCAGCTTCTGGTCGCCCTGCATGGTCTTCATGCACAAGCAGGTAATCGAGCAGGTGCAGGGCCTCAGCCAGATCACCACGGAGATTGGACAGTGCCGGGCCTGGGTGCGTCAGTCCCTCAACGAGTCGGTGTTCTCCTCGTATCTGAACAACATGCGCAAGAATGGCTCGGCCCTGTCGCAATACTACAAGAGGAACGCCCTGGTGCGGGACTCCGAGGGCCTGGAAACGGCCAGCAAGATAATGGAGAGCCTGGAGGCCAGTGTGCAGTTCGATCTGCCGGTGAACTCCAGCCTGCTGAACCACTGGCCGGATTATTCGCTGCAGCTTTCGGACTTGTGGACGCCCGCCATGAAGTCCTGTCCCATTAGCAGTGGCGTGGACGTGGCCAGCTCCCTGGGTGCCTCCGATATTATAGCCATACCCACGCCGCAGCCCCTGCAGACCAACGAGCTCTTCTCGGAGTCCATTTCGAACAGTCCCTTCAGCCGCGGCGGCAACTTCGCCGGCGTGCCCGACCTGGACCATCGCGAGAATCTGGATCTGCTGATCCAGAAGATCGATGAAATGGATGTGATAGACGAAGAAGAGCAGCAGACAAGGACGGCGGCGGAGGCAGAGCCCGATTTGGAGGCTCCATCCGGCAGCAAGCAGCGCAACCGCAAAAGATCCAAGCATCGGGTAGAGGATGCCTTTGCCGAGCTGGACATTGAGGCGCCCAGCATGCTGCCTCAGGGCAGCAACTCGCTGTCTAATCTGATGCAGACCTCGTGGTCTGGTGATTTGCCAACCTCTTCACCCACCTCGCCCACTGAAGAGCTGACCGGGTCGAGGTTTTTCCAGCGATCCGTGAGCATGAGCAGCACGGCCAGCGTCAGCCTGCGTTCCCCCAACACGGACAGGTGCAGCTACAATGCCCTGCTGCGCAAGCACGAGAGCAATCGCGAGGGCGGCGCCGGCTGGTCAGAGATCTGGGAGAAGTTTCGGGCCAGTGCCTCCACCTTGAATGTGCCTCAGCGGGAGAGCGAAGCTCCTGTCTCAGAGGATCTAAGCGATCTGCAGTCCTTGGAT ACCAACTCCGAGTTCGAGCTGCTCACCTCCGACTTTGACATTGTGGAGCTCCAGCAGATGGTGGCCCAGCTTTGCCAGCTGGCACGGGAGCCGGGCCTGAATGCCCAGGGATTTCTGTGCAAGAGCTGCCAGCATCCGCTGGGCATTGGTTACTCAAATTTTCA AGTCTGCGCCTTGAGCGGCAGCTACTACTGCAACAGCTGCATGGATGTGGAAACCCAACTGATACCCGCTCGCATCATCTACAACTGGGACTTCCGCAAGTACAGCGTCAGCAAGCGGGCAGCCACCTTCCTGGCCGAGTTCCGTTCGCAGCCGTTCCTGGATTTGCAGCTCCTAAATCCCAGCATCTACTTCGCCTCCGATGCCATGGCCGAGCTGCAGTCCCTGCGCATCCGTCTGAACTTCATCAGGGCCTATCTGTACACCTGTTCGCCGCCCACCAGCATCGAGCTTCTGCAGCATCAGTTCTCTGGCCGGGAGTATCTCTACGAGCACATCCACCAGTACTCGATAGCGGACCTGGGCCTGATCCAGCGCGGCGTGCTGTGCCAGCAGCTGCAGAAGGCCTTCAAGCTGGGCGAGGCGCATGTGCTCAAGTGTCGGCTGTGCCAGCTCAAGGGCTTCATCTGCGAGATCTGCCAGAGTCCCAGGGTGCTCTATCCGTTTCACATTAGCACAACCTTTAGG TGCCTGGCCTGTGGAGCCGTTTTCCATGCGGAGTGCCTCAACGAGAAGCAGCCGTGCCCCAAGTGCGAACGCAAACGCAAGCGGGAGGATCAGGGCCTCCAGGAGGCCGTGCAAAGTCTGAAGGAAAGGAACGAGGTGGCCTAG